From the Candidatus Binataceae bacterium genome, the window TGAGGTCGCGCGCTACCGCACCCATCAGTTGATTCGCGTGGTCGAGACCCGTGACGCGCTGGTCAGAGAGTTGAAAGCCAAGGGAATCGAGGTCCCCGACGATCGCATTTCCGGCGAGCCCGCGGCTGCCACGCCCGCCGAGCCGTAGCGCCACGTTTACGGCCGGGCGCAGGCGGCGCGGTTGAAGCCAAGCCCGCGCGCGCGTCAGTATCGGGCCATGGACGAAGCCAAATTTGCCGCTGCTCTCGGGCGTGCCTGTGCCTGGGTGGCTCGCTACTTCGAGCATACGCGCGACTATCCGGTGCTCTCGCGGGTCCGCCCGGGCGAGGTCGCCGCGATGCTGCCGGCCGCGATGCCCGAGGAGGGCGAGGATTTCGACGCCCTGCTCGACGACTTCGAGCGCGTAGTCCTGCCCGGTATCACGCACTGGAACCATCCGCGCTTCTTCGCCTACTTTGCGATCACCGGCTCTGAGCCGGCGGTGTTGGCCGAACTGCTGGCGGCGGCGCTCAACGTCAACGGGATGCTGTGGCGGACGTCGCCGGCGGCGACCGAGATCGAAGAGGTCGCACTCGGATGGCTGCGCGACGCGCTTGGCCTGCCGCGCAACTTCTTCGGCGTCGTCTATGACACCGCCAGCGTTTCAGGCCTGCATGCGCTTGCCGCCGCTCGGGAGGCTCTCGACCTCGACGTACGCAACGCCGGCATCGCCGGGCGCGAGCTGCCGCGGCTGCGCGTCTACTGCACCGACCAGACCCATTCGCACATCGAGAAGGACGCGATCCTGCTCGGCGTCGGACGTGACAATGTAGTCAAGGTCGCAACCGATAGGGCTTTCAGGATGGATCCGGCGGTGCTCGACCGCGCGCTGGTCGAAGACCGCACGCGCGGATTTCTGCCGATGGCGGTTGTGGCGACGGTCGGCACGACCTCGACCACCTCGGTCGATCCGGTTCCGGCGATCGCAGCGGTCTGCCGCACGCATCGCGTATGGATGCACGTGGACGCCGCCTATGCCGGCCCGGCGGCAATTGTGCCGGAGCTGCGATGGCTGCTGGACGGCACGGCGGGGGCCGATTCGGTGGTCGTCAATCCGCACAAGTGGATGTTCGTGCCGATCGATCTGTCGGTGCTTTACACGCCCCACGAGGCCTTGCTGCGCCGCGCTTTCAGCCTCGTCCCCGCCTACCTCGAGACGCCCGAGAGCGATGTGCGCAATTACATGGACTACGGAGTTCAGCTCGGCCGGCGCTTTCGCGGGCTGAAACTATGGTTCGTGCTGCGCGCCTACGGCAGACGCCGTATCGTCGAGCATCTGCGCAACCACGTCGCGTGGACGCAGGAGCTGGCGCAATGGATCGAGGCGGCGGGCGATTTCGAGCTACTCGCGCCGCATCCGCTCTCGGTGGTCTGCTTCCGCCACCTGCCGGAACGATTGAAGGGCGACGGCGACGCCGCGCTTGACGAGCACAATCAGCGGGTGGTCGAAGAGATCAACCGCAGCGGCTTCGCCTATCTCTCGACCACGCGGCTCGGCGGGCGGCTCGCGATCCGGTTCGCGATCGGCAACGCGCGCACCACGCGCGAGGATGTGCGCGAGACCTGGGCGCTCGTGCTGCGCACCGCCCGCGCCGTCGTTTGAAAGCCGCGCTGGTTACGGCTCCGGTTTAACAGCGGTTGGGAAAGTCAGGGGAAATTATGGTGAGGAATAGCCGCGATCTTTGCCTATTTGGTGAAATCATAGGCGAAACGAGGTCTAGTTCGATGAAAATGAACCAAGAGCGTCTTCAGAATTCGCGCGAACCGTTAGGTTCTACAGCTTCATCCGGGCTGTTTCGGACGTTCCGGATGGTTTTGCGATGCTCGATCTGGTTACTCAACCAGGGTTCGGAGAGTTGAACAGAGATTA encodes:
- a CDS encoding pyridoxal-dependent decarboxylase encodes the protein MDEAKFAAALGRACAWVARYFEHTRDYPVLSRVRPGEVAAMLPAAMPEEGEDFDALLDDFERVVLPGITHWNHPRFFAYFAITGSEPAVLAELLAAALNVNGMLWRTSPAATEIEEVALGWLRDALGLPRNFFGVVYDTASVSGLHALAAAREALDLDVRNAGIAGRELPRLRVYCTDQTHSHIEKDAILLGVGRDNVVKVATDRAFRMDPAVLDRALVEDRTRGFLPMAVVATVGTTSTTSVDPVPAIAAVCRTHRVWMHVDAAYAGPAAIVPELRWLLDGTAGADSVVVNPHKWMFVPIDLSVLYTPHEALLRRAFSLVPAYLETPESDVRNYMDYGVQLGRRFRGLKLWFVLRAYGRRRIVEHLRNHVAWTQELAQWIEAAGDFELLAPHPLSVVCFRHLPERLKGDGDAALDEHNQRVVEEINRSGFAYLSTTRLGGRLAIRFAIGNARTTREDVRETWALVLRTARAVV